One window of Phycisphaeraceae bacterium genomic DNA carries:
- the trpD gene encoding anthranilate phosphoribosyltransferase, with translation MSESSISIHAALADLAKGRGLSALASEEVFEQLLLGNLDAGQIASLLSLIEAKGASADELVGAATSMRRHVTPVPLNEEIRARVIDTCGTGGAPKLFNVSTIAALVAAGAGAKVVKHGNRSRTGRGSAEIMQALGVNVEASPEVQAKCVEQAGLCFCFAIHHHPATRAAAPVRKSLGFPTIFNLLGPLTNPGRATRQLLGVSRTEHVRIVAEALSRLGCTRAMVVHADDGFDELSTTSSNLVAHVEGESVRTVTIHPEQFGLSRSTREALQADSLEEAVGIARDVLHGKVGAKGDMVLLNAGAAMYVSGEANDLREGIGLARAAVDTGRALGRLDALRAASHHAESSN, from the coding sequence TTGTCTGAATCATCGATTTCAATCCATGCCGCGCTGGCGGACCTGGCGAAGGGACGCGGGCTGTCCGCCCTCGCTTCTGAGGAAGTGTTCGAACAGCTTCTGCTGGGCAATCTGGACGCTGGACAGATCGCGAGCCTTCTCTCGCTGATCGAAGCGAAGGGCGCGAGCGCCGATGAATTGGTGGGTGCGGCCACCTCGATGCGCCGACATGTGACACCGGTCCCATTGAATGAAGAAATTCGAGCACGGGTGATCGACACGTGCGGAACGGGCGGTGCGCCGAAACTGTTTAACGTCTCGACGATCGCCGCCCTCGTTGCCGCGGGCGCGGGCGCCAAAGTGGTGAAGCACGGCAACCGCAGCCGGACCGGTCGTGGCTCAGCTGAGATCATGCAGGCGCTCGGGGTCAACGTCGAGGCTTCGCCAGAAGTTCAGGCAAAGTGCGTTGAGCAGGCCGGGCTCTGCTTTTGCTTTGCGATTCATCACCACCCCGCGACACGCGCTGCGGCTCCGGTGCGAAAGTCTCTCGGCTTCCCCACGATCTTCAATCTGCTGGGGCCACTGACAAACCCGGGCCGAGCGACGAGGCAACTCCTGGGAGTGTCTCGCACCGAGCACGTGCGAATCGTCGCCGAAGCGCTGTCGAGGCTCGGATGCACGCGTGCAATGGTCGTGCACGCGGACGACGGCTTTGATGAGCTCTCGACAACCTCATCGAATCTCGTGGCGCACGTTGAAGGGGAATCGGTGCGGACGGTGACAATTCATCCGGAGCAATTCGGCTTGTCGCGCTCGACGCGCGAAGCGCTCCAGGCCGATTCGCTCGAGGAAGCGGTTGGGATCGCGCGGGACGTGCTGCACGGAAAAGTCGGAGCAAAAGGCGACATGGTGCTACTGAATGCGGGTGCAGCGATGTATGTTTCGGGTGAGGCGAACGATCTGCGCGAGGGAATCGGATTGGCCCGGGCAGCGGTCGACACAGGGAGAGCGCTGGGGCGGCTGGACGCGTTGAGGGCGGCGTCGCACCACGCCGAATCGTCCAATTAG